The genomic DNA CGCTGACTCTGCTGACCTTGAAGCGATCGCAGCAGTAAACACAAACGCATCTGGACTGCATCATCAAATTTTCGGGGGTCAAGTCCCGTCAAAGACGCAATTTTATCAAGACGATAGCCTAGCGTATTGCGATGAATTGAAAGCTGTTTTGCTGTTGTGGAAGGGCAGCAGTTTTCGGCAAAAAATGTATTGAGCGTAACTAATAATTCTGGTTCGTGGTCGAGCGGACTGAGCAAATATTTTGCTAAATCAATTTTAGTTTCTTCATCGGCAACGCCGACAAAAGCCGCAATGCCTAACTCGCCCAAACAGTGAACCTGATTATTTCCCTGCAATCGCTTTCCCAGCGACAGAGCCGCTCTGGCATCCTCATGAGAACGTGCCAGCCCCCGCACGCCCGGATGATAGCGCCCAATTCCCACATTGATTGTTGCGCCAGTATCATTGCGGAGGCGCAGCAGCAGCGCATCGGCTGCCCGTTTCAGAGCTGCTAAATTTGCCCAGGAGGAACTCAGTCCTTCTGTGCCGTCCTCACAATCTGCCCACAGTCCCAAATTTTTGCTGTTGCTGGCTTTCAGGACTGCCACCTCTCCCTCACCTAAATAAGCGCAAATCGTATCGTTCGGCAGATGAAAAAAGCTAACAATGCTGCTGATGACCGCCTGTGCCCGTCGCTGCTCCATTTCTAGCGAATCTACACTCAGGGAAGTAAACGGTTGCAGGATATAGCGGGCAGCATCAACCAGAATCACTGCTCTGGGAGGAGACAAATCAATTCCTAATCGCTTTGCCCGATTCCAAATTACTGTCTCATCTTCAATCCGATCGTGCAGTAGGTCATCAATTAATTCATTCTTGAGTTCGTGCTGGCTGGGTAAATGCCGCTGTGTAGATTGATTAATCACCAGTTCAACCAGAGCTTGAGCAAGGCGAGGCGAGATCATTTCGCGGTTAGCAGGCTTGCCGACAATGACTTCCCCCGTTTCTGTATCGTGCTGGAGCGGAATTCTCAAAAAATGGGACAGTGCCCGTTCGCCCCCCCAGCCAATCGATCGTCCAATCCTCTCTGGTTCATTCAAATTTATTCGTGACGTTATCCCCTGGATTGGGACTTTTATCGACAGTGCATTCATGATTCAAACCTCCACTCGTTTTGTCCAGCTTGCTAGCGTTGTCACCGATCGCGTTGCGGAACTGCTTTATGCTCCCGTATTTGTGACCAATGAGCGGGGCGTTATTGTTACCAGCAGTGAACCAGAGAGGATTGGACGATCGATTGGCTGGGGGGGCGAACGGGCACTGTCCCATTTTTTGAGAATTCCGCTCCAGCACGATACAGAAACGGGGGAAGTCATTGTCGGCAAGCCTGCTAACCGCGAAATGATCTCGCCTCGCCTTGCTCAAGCTCTGGTTGAACTGGTGATTAATCAATCTACACAGCGGCATTTACCCAGCCAGCACGAACTCAAGAATGAATTAATTGATGACCTACTGCACGATCGGATTGAAGATGAGACAGTAATTTGGAATCGGGCAAAGCGATTAGGAATTGATTTGTCTCCTCCCAGAGCAGTGATTCTGGTTGATGCTGCCCGCTATATCCTGCAACCGTTTACTTCCCTGAGTGTAGATTCGCTAGAAATGGAGCAGCGACGGGCACAGGCGGTCATCAGCAGCATTGTTAGCTTTTTTCATCTGCCGAACGATACGATTTGCGCTTATTTAGGTGAGGGAGAGGTGGCAGTCCTGCAATCGCCTGTTCCCGGAGGGAGCGTAGCAAAAGGCTTTGAGCCGTTCCCATCCCTAGCGACCCGCTGGATCTGGGTGAGGGTGAGCGCGATCGGCTGGCTAATCGGAACACAAATCATGATCGGTCTGGGGGGCTGGCTTGATCCGATCGTGGCGCAACTTGTGCAGCTAGGCGGCGGAGAAGTGTTCTGGCTGAATGTAGTCAAGCAGCCGATCGCCCTGCTAGGGATGGGAACGGCTCAAAGCCTTTTGCTACGCTCCCTCCGGGAACAGGCGATTGCAGGACTGCCAGTGTATTGGATTGCGGCAAGCGGGATTGGGGGTATGGTGCAGGGAGGAGCCGGTTCGCTGTTCTGCGCGGCTTTTTGTCCCGCATTGACAGGACAGGGAGGAGCAATTTTAACGACTGCGATCGTTTATGGTGTGGGATGGTTTGGTTACAGCCTCATCACGGCAGCTTTGTTATCTAGGCTACTCTTTTCAAGGCGTTTTTAGGAATTTTTTAGGAATTCCAGAATATTTTTGAGTTGTCTATGATTTATCAATGATTTATCAAAATTGGAATGCCTTTAATCATGAGTTCAACCATTAGATTGACGACGGTTTAATAATTCTGCCTTTAAATACAGATAAACGAAGGGGTAAGGGCTACGATACCGCTAAAACAGGGACTCTGCTGAACTCCCTTTTGTTTGATTCTCTTCATCCTAACCCCCATAACTTGATATGATTACCGCTCAATCGTTTGGCTTTAAAGATTTAATCGCAAGCTCAAATCTACCGTTGCTTGTCGTGTTCTTTAGTCCTCTTTGCGGTCCTTCCCACCTGATGGATACCGTGCTGCAAGAGGTAGCGCAGCGCACAGTCGATCGACTTCAGATTGTAAAAATTGACAGTGAAGCCTATCCCTCCCTGGCTTCCCAATATCAAGTTCATGCGCTACCGACCCTGCTTCTGTTCCAGCATGGTGAACTGGTTGCCCGTCTAGAGGATGAGCGAACCGAGAACCTAATGCCTGCCGATCGTCTGATGCAGCTTCTTAAACCGCACCTGTAACCTGGTGATTAGGAGGGTATAAACCAGCAGGAGTCATTTCCTGCGATCGACCCACCGTTCTTAGAAAATTCTTAGAAAACGGAGTCATTCTTATGGCAGACCAGACTACAGAGCAGGGCAAGGATATCCGGGAAAATTTTGATCCCGCGCAGTCTCCTGGTGCAAAAGCCGCACAGGTTGCCGCCGATCCTTCCATCTCCCTGGAAGAAGCAAAAAACGCTGCTGCTGGAGAAGATGACAATGGCGCAGGAAGTGTGGCTCCTAGTACAGCAGCAGAGCACGTTCCCAGCCTCTCTGACCCGGAGGGCAGTGACATTCCCAGTTCAGACAAGCACTAACAGGTACTGATTCAGACGGCTACCAATTCAGATAGGTATGAACTAAAGAGGTACTAATCAGATAGGTACTGCTCTGTCCTTCTGCTGATTGTACTGTGGAAGCCTCTTCGTTGCCCTTTTTGGGAGTCTTTCTGTCAGCTCTTTTGTAAGCCTCTGCCCCTTCCTACCCCTCTCTTTCCTATGGACAGCAATTCGCCGCAAAAGCCCGATAGCCCTTCGACCGGAGAACCGTCTTCCGATCGTCCCACTTTTCCTTCTATGCCACTGCGTCCGCCCGAAATTCATCTGCCTGACCCGGAGCAGTTGTCGGGACAAATTGCAGAGCAGGTTCACTTTGCGCTGACGATAATGGAGCGCATGGGTGCCGGAATGAATGGCATGGTTGAAGATGCGTTCTATCGGATGGGGCAATCTGCGATCGACACTGCCACCGAAATGACTTCGGAGCTATCGAAGACGATCGAATCCTTGAGCCATAGCGCCACTGATCTGGGACAATCGACGTTTGATTGGGCGAATCAAGCCAGCCAAACCACGCTGCGCGAGTCCCACAAAGTGCTGGATCAAACCTTGCAAAATACTGGGCAGGCAGTGGACACGGTGGCAAAAATGCCCCAACTGCGCCAGTGGTTCAACTTCCTCAAGATCGATTGGCTGATTAATCTGATCGATCGGGTTGATGTTCGGAAGGCGACCGATGCGGTCAGGAAGCTTCAGGAGCAGTATCCCAACGAATCGCCAGCCCAGATTGCCCATCACATTATAGTCGAGAAGGCGGTATACGCAGGCGGTATGGGGTTTGCTAGCAGCTTGGTTCCCGGTGAAGCGGCGGCATTGCTGGCGGTAGATCTGGCGGCGACGACTGCCCTACAAACCGAAATGGTTTACCAGATTGCGGCGGCTTATGGTCTAGATTTGCGCGATCCGGCTCGGAAAGGGGAAGTGCTGGCGATCTTTGGCTTGGCGCTGGGGGGAAGTCAGGCGGTGCGAGCAGGACTCAAAATGCTGCGGTTTGTGCCGATGGCGGGTGCCTTTGTGGGCGCAAGTACCAACGCTACGATGATGTATGCCTTGGGCTATGCTGCCTGCCGATTCTACGAGGCAAAGCTGGACACCGACAAACTGCCCACGGAAACGATCGACGCATTGCAGGCGGAAAGCGATCGCTACCTCACCAATATTGCGATCAACCAGCAGACGATCATAGATAAGGTGCTGGTTCACATGATTAACGCCAGCTATCCAGACCACGACTGGAACGCAATTCTGCCCAAACTTTCGGTGCTTCAGCTGAGTTCCGCCTCCCTGGAAGCGATTGCCGCCGAAATTCGATCGCCCCAGCCCCTCGATCAGCTCCTGCAAAACCTGAACCGGGACTACGCCACCCTGCTGCTGGCACAGTGCTATCGCATTGCGAATGTAGACGGCAACCAGTCTCCCGAAGAAGCCCAAATCCTGAATACGATCGCAGAACGGTTCAACCTCAATCTTGATGACGTGAAACGAATGGTGGAGGGCACCTAGATGCAACCCTGGATGGTAATTGGCGGCGTTACGTTCCTGGTGTCCCTGGGGGCATTCCTGATTCGCCCTCGCGATATTAAGTGGGAAATGAAGCTCGATCGTCCCCGCTGGCTGGTATTTGAACCGCTGATTCCGGTGATCTGGACAGTGGTATTTGTCACGGGCGCCGCCTCAGCAACGATCGTGTGGAATCATGCGCCAGGTACGCTAACCACCTGGCTGCTCATGGCAGTCTATCTGCTGCTGGAAGTTGTCACCGTTGCCTATATTCCCGCTACCTTGAGAACGCGCAGCCTTGCCGTAGGTACGACCCTGGGAGCGATCGGCGTTGTGATTGGCATTGCCCTGGCGATTGCCGTCTGGTATATCTCTCCCTGGGCAACCCTGCTGCTGCTGCCCTACCTGGCATGGAGTCCGATCGGCACCCTCACCACCGGGCAGATGATCGACCTCAACCCGGAAGCAGAATAGTTTTTACTTCTAAGCTAATTTTTTAAGCCGCAGGATCTTCTCGTTCTGGTGCGGGGGATTGGGCTTGCAGCAGTCGGGTAAAGCGATCGGCAGACCACTGCTCCGAGGGATAGGCAACCGCAATAATTTGAGACAGGCGAATCAGCCAGGTTGTGGACAGACAGGGTTCACTGGCAGCTTCGTTTTTGTCCGGCGCATAGAGGCATAGCACTTCCACAAATTCTGAGTCGAGATAGATCGGTCTACCTGCATACCGATCGCCCTGAACCTCGATCCAGATTTTGCTGCCGTTTTGCAGCGCTTCGTTTAACCGATGATAGAGCCGATTCGAGGGCGGATTCTTTTCCAGCATAATTCTACCCCTAAATATAAGGAGGCATCAGCGACTACAACGGATGCGATATGAATTTCTGAACAATAGCACAGCATGACGAATTTATGTTGCCCTAGACAGATGGCAAATTCACCAGGTCACTAAGTAATGATTAAGCTACAGACAGCGCAAAATTCCGCCTTCTGTCAGGCGCGATTCTATCGGGATGGGGATTCATTCAACGCTGCAAAACTTTCCTCCGTCGAATTGCGTAGCCCAATGTTCTGAAAGTTTCATAAAGCGTTACCAACTGCGACAAAGGCGGGTTATTATGTCGGGTAGCAATGTCCAATTTGCTTGGCATTGATGTTGAATTCTTTTTTCTTTATGGACCCAAGTCCATCCCCCCACAGTACATAGCCCCTTCCGCGGCGAGCCGTTGCCTGTCCTAACTCAATGAGTTTGACTTGAAATGAGTTCCCCAGCGCGAGGGGGATTCATAGGAGGTCATCAATGCTTACCCAGGAACGCAAGCTTGCCCTGTCAGAGTTTGCTGCGGGCGATCGGCTGTCAAACCTGAATCGTCTGAAAGCGGAACTGACGGAACTCCAGGCAGTCGATATCAGCGAGTACATCAGCGAACTCCCTGCCGATCAGAGAGCGATCGCCTTTCGCTTGTTACGGAAAGACCAGGCGACTGATGTATTCGAATATCTGCCTGCGGACATTCAGGAATCCCTGATTGAGTCGCTCCATGCGGCGGATGTGCGCCAGCTGGTCAACTCCATGCGACCGGACGATCGCGCCGAGCTGTTTGACGAACTGCCTGCCCGGATCGTGCGTTTGCTGCTTCAGCAGCTCAATCCCGAAGAGCGTCAGGCAACGGCAATTATTCTGGGCTATCCCGAAGGCACCGCCGGACGGATCATGACCACGGAATACGTAAAGCTGCGCGAGGGCTTGACGGTTGGGGAGGCATTAGAAAAGATTCGCCGCACAGACGAAGACAAAGAAACAATTTACTACGCCTACGTTACCGACGATTCGCGTCGATTGGTCAGCGTAGTTTCCCTGCGGCAATTGCTGTTTACCTTTCCAGATGTGCTGATTCGCGACATTGCAAGCGATCGGGTGATCAGGGCTTACACCGAGATGCCCCAGGAAGAGGTGGCACGGCTGATGCAGCGATATGATTTGTTGGCGGTTCCGGTGGTCGATCGGGAGGATCGGCTCGTTGGAATTGTCACGATCGATGACGTGATCGACGTTCTTCAGGAAGAAGCCACCGAAGATATTCAGAAACTTGCCGGAGCCGGAGGAGACGAAGCTGCTCTATCCCACCCGCTCGTCACGGTTCAAAAACGCCTGCCCTGGCTGCTGATCAACATTGCGCTGTACGTGGGAGCCGCTAGCGCGATCGCACCTTTCCAGGATGTCATCAAGCTGGTTCCTGTCCTGGCGGTCGTGATGCCCATTTTGTCTAATACAAGTGGCAATGTGGCAATTCAGGCACTTTCGGTCACGGTGCGCGGTTTGGGGATTGGAGAAGTCACCCACGCGGATACCATCAAAATTCTCCGCAAAGAGCTGCTTGCCGGACTGGGAACCGCTGCTGCTCTGGGGTTTGCCCTGGTAATTCTGTCGCTAATCTGGGCTGTCCCGGCGGAGAGATGGGTGTCGCTGGTGGCGGGTGGCGTGATGATTGTGAATGTCTTTGTTGCTGCCAGTCTGGGAACCCTGCTGCCGATGGGACTGAAGCGAGTGGGGCTTGATCCGGCGCTAATTAGCGGACCTCTGCTGACGACAACCCTGGATGCCGTCGGATTTTTCACGTTCCTGAGCCTGATTTCGATCGCGCTTCGATTTGTCGGTACCTGAGGTAGAACCCTGGCATTAGTATTCCCCAACCCCCGCTCCTGCTGTTCTTGGAATGCGATCGTCCCACGTCAAGAAAACCTGTTCTCCCAACCTCATTGAGACTTGGGGAGTTTTTGGCAGCAGATTTAAACTAGAACCTCAGTCTGAAGTAATGCCTTGCGTAGTGCAGTAAGGGATTCTTCTGCGGCTACCAATCGACCGATGGAAAGCGCAATATCATCCTCAACCTTCAGCAGGTTAGCTGCCTTAGTCTACTGCTGACGATACTCCTTAGGGGTCATTCCGGTTGCTTCTCGAAGCACCTTCCCTAAGTGACTCTGGCTATTAAATCCACACTGAAGCGCAACCTCTGCGATCGCCAACCGCGATGTCTTCAACAACTGCTTGGCTCGCTCTACTCGCTGCTGAAGTAAATATTGATGTGGAGAGATTCCGGTAGACTGCTTGAATAAACGGCTGAAATAAAACTGACTCACCGACGCAACATTGGCAAGGTCAGCCAATTTGATGTCTTGATCCAGATGGGCGTGGATATATTCTGAGATTTGTAGGAGTTTGCGATCGCCCAATCCTCCCTCATACTGCGCGACACGAGGTTGAGTGCTGGAATACTCCCGCAACAGGTGAGCGGCTAGCACATTGGCTAATGACTCAGCATACAACCGCCCAATTCCGCCACCTCCTTTGTAGAGTTCGGCTTTCAGCAGCATCAAAATTTGCTCTAACTGAGGATCGCGGATCCGAAATTCTGTCACCAGTTCCAGGCGATCGGAACTAATGCCTGCTTCCTGGGCAACGGATTGCAAAAATTGAGCGGGAAGCTGTGCGTGGAGATAGTGGTCATGCCCTTCGGCATGGTAGGAGGCAGGAACATCTGCCGGGGTAAGCGAGAGATCCCCTCTGGAGTAGAGTCCAGTTTAGCGGCGATCGCCTATCACTTGATGAATACGATAGGGACGAGGCGCTAAACAAAGCGCGATGGAATGCCCTCGCGAGGCTCCTGGCAGATCGGTTCTTCCAGGGGGTTGCTGAAATTCTTCGACCAGCAGGGGTTGCCAGCCCAGTGTTTCACTGGACATCACCGGGACAGGACTATCTGACTGTGGTAGAGGGGTGTGATTGACCTGGGATGCCTTTGTCATAGGAGTTTGAAGCCATGCCAAAACTGACAGCAAGATTTTGACAAATGGGCAAGATTCAAATATTCCAGGGCTTTTAGATTCCCTTAATGTGTCATTGTAATCAATTTTTTACAAAGCGTTATGCAAGGCAATCAGGAGAAGCTGCATGGAAAAGCGACTCTTAATTGCAAGTTGGCTATTTTTGACAGGTTCGAGCCTGTTTCTGATTGATTCAATGTTCGAGGTTGCTCAACATTTTTCCCTCATGTCTTTATTGCACGTTTCAGAGAGTGTTCTATTTTTGATGGGTTCTATTTCCTTTATGCCATTGTCTTCAGGTTCTTCTCCATCTCTCCCAAAAACTGTTTGCAATAGCCATTCAGAAACTCAAGAAAAACTCGCACTCGCGGTGACAGATTACGCTGATGAGTAAACAGCGCATGAACCGCAAGACCAGGAGATATTTGATTAGGGAATAGCAAAACGAGTTGCCCTTGCTCAACTTCTTGTTTGACTTGAAAACCGAGTAAGCGAGTAATACCTAATCCGGCGATCGCTGCATTCTTTAATGCACCACCATTGTCGGAATAAAACGAACCTTTCACGGGAACCGTTTGCCACTTCTGGTCAACCCAAAACATCCAGGGTTCTGGTCGTCCCTGAAACATATACTGCAAACAGTTGTGATGAATCAGGTCATTTGGAGCCGTTGGAATACCATGCGTTTTGAGATAATCTGGTGCCGCACAAAGCACAAACTGAGTTTGTCCGAGCGGTCTAAACATCAAGCGCGAGTCCTCTAAGTTACCCAGGCGAATGGCAACATCAATGCCTTCGGTCACTAAATCCACCACGCGATCGCTCAAGCGTAAGTCAATCTGGATCTCTGGATATTGCGCTAGAAATTCTGGAATCGATTGCACCAGCAACCACTGCCCAAAATCTAGCGATGTACTGACCGTCAGCTTGCCACGTGGCTTGCCTCTGGAAATGACCAGATCATTGGCATCGTTGAGTTCCCTCAGTAAGCAGGATACCCGCTCATAATAAGCCGCTCCCTCTGCGGTTAAGCTGAGCGATCGCGTCGTGCGTTGCAGCAGCCGTACTCCTAATCGGTCTTCTAACCTGGCAACTCGCTTGCTAATGGCGGAGGGAGTCGTGTCGAGCGATCGGGCAGCTGCACTGAAGCTATTGCCCTCCACGCTTTCGACAAAGGCGATCAGTTCGGGCAACTGATTGAGAACATTCAGCATTTATTCCAATCTGGCACAGATGTTTTGCCAATATACTGCTTTCTCTTCTAGTGAGGCAAAGACTATCGTGATGGAAGTGTAACGAAGGGTAAAGTCATGCGTTCAAAAAAAGTGGTCATTGTCACCGCAGCAAGTCGCGGCATTGGGGCAGGTTGTGCGCGGGAACTAGCTACTCAAGGATATGCTGTCTCCTTGTTTGCGCGATCGCCCAGCGTTTTGGATCTAGCACAGGAATTAGGCGGCATTGCGGTTCAAGGTTCCCTATCTAATGCACAGAATTTAGAGACGTTAGTGCAAACGACGCTCAATCAGTTGGGGCGAATTGATGCAGTTGTGAACAGTTTTGGTGATCCACCCCGACCTGACTTGTTAGAGATTTCTGATGATCTGTGGTTGGAGAACTTTGAAATGCTGTTTTTGAGCGTGGTGCGATTAGCGCGTTTGGTGACAAAACCAATGCGTCAGCAAGGCGGTGGGGCGATCGTCAATATTTCTGCCTGCGATTCGCAGGAACCCTCCCTCGGAACGCCATTTAGCGGCACACTGCGAGCAGCAATGGAAGGCTTTACCAAACTCTATGCTCAACGTTACCGAGGCGATCGTATCCGTATGAATTGTGTTGCTCCTTATTTCGTGGCAGATAGCCTGGAGGAATTAGCGGGATGGGATGTTCCCAGTGATCTGATGTGGGGACGTCCGGCAACCTATGCAGAACTGGCAAAGACGGTTGCGTTTCTGATTTCTGACGATGCCCAATTCATTTCAGGAACGACGTTGAAAGTGGATGAGGCGCGATCGGCTGCAATTTAGTGATTCGGGAAGTGAGGCGATTTCACCATGACAGTGACACAAATACAAAAAGACAATCTCCTGACAGAGATACGCGAGTTTTTTAAGCTAGCGGTTCCCCTTGCCAGTGCCCAGGTTGCCCAGTCTGCGACAGGCTTTGCCGATACCGTCATGATGGGAAGAATGGGAGCCGATGTGTTGGCGGCGGGAGGACTGGCAGCCATTACATTCCTCTCTATCATGATGACCGCTAGCGGTGTTGCAATGGGAGTGAGTCCACTAATCGCTGAGGCATTTGGAGCAGGGCAAAAAACACGCGTTGAGCAAATTGCTCGTCAGGGATTGTGGTTGTCTGTACTGGTGGCACTCCCTACGATGTTGTTTACCGGACATTTGGATGTTCTTTTGAGCCGTACAGGACAAACTGAAACGACGGTTCAGCTTGCCAATACCTACCTGGATACTATGCTGTGGGGGCTGTTTCCAGCCGTTGGTTTTGCGGCACTGCGGGCAACGGTTTCAGCCTTGTCTCAAGCGCGTCCAATTATGTTCATTGTTGTATCAGGAACCGCATTCAACATCATCTGGAATTATATTCTCGGCTTTGGTAAATTTGGCTTTCCCCAAATGGGTCTTGCAGGATTAGCGTTAGCCAGTGTGATTACGTTGTGGGGGATGTTCCTGGCGTTAGCACTGTATATTCTGACAAACGAGAATCTAAAACACTATCGCATTTTTCAAGAACTGCATCGAGTTAGACCTCGCATCCTCAAAGAGTTAGCCTGGGTGGGCGTACCGATCGGCTTATTCTCTGGACTAGAAACCGGATTCTTCATGGTGATCACCTTCTGGATGGGATTGTTAGGCACTGAAGTTTTAGCCGCCCACCAGATCGTATTTCAAACGATTCTTGTTGTATTCATGGTTCCATTAGGGATCTCTTATGCAACAACGGTACGAGTCGGACAGTGGTTAGGACGACGTGATCGCACAGGCATTCAACAAGCAGCGTGGGTCAGCATAACTGTCACCACCGTATTTATGATGGGTGTATCGATCGTGTTTCTGCTTTTTCCAAAGTCCATTATTGGTCTTTACATCGACATTACCAATCCCGTCAATGCAAACATTGTTGCGATCGCCCTTCCGCTG from Leptolyngbya ohadii IS1 includes the following:
- a CDS encoding TspO/MBR family protein, with the protein product MQPWMVIGGVTFLVSLGAFLIRPRDIKWEMKLDRPRWLVFEPLIPVIWTVVFVTGAASATIVWNHAPGTLTTWLLMAVYLLLEVVTVAYIPATLRTRSLAVGTTLGAIGVVIGIALAIAVWYISPWATLLLLPYLAWSPIGTLTTGQMIDLNPEAE
- a CDS encoding SDR family oxidoreductase, translating into MRSKKVVIVTAASRGIGAGCARELATQGYAVSLFARSPSVLDLAQELGGIAVQGSLSNAQNLETLVQTTLNQLGRIDAVVNSFGDPPRPDLLEISDDLWLENFEMLFLSVVRLARLVTKPMRQQGGGAIVNISACDSQEPSLGTPFSGTLRAAMEGFTKLYAQRYRGDRIRMNCVAPYFVADSLEELAGWDVPSDLMWGRPATYAELAKTVAFLISDDAQFISGTTLKVDEARSAAI
- a CDS encoding MATE family efflux transporter; protein product: MTVTQIQKDNLLTEIREFFKLAVPLASAQVAQSATGFADTVMMGRMGADVLAAGGLAAITFLSIMMTASGVAMGVSPLIAEAFGAGQKTRVEQIARQGLWLSVLVALPTMLFTGHLDVLLSRTGQTETTVQLANTYLDTMLWGLFPAVGFAALRATVSALSQARPIMFIVVSGTAFNIIWNYILGFGKFGFPQMGLAGLALASVITLWGMFLALALYILTNENLKHYRIFQELHRVRPRILKELAWVGVPIGLFSGLETGFFMVITFWMGLLGTEVLAAHQIVFQTILVVFMVPLGISYATTVRVGQWLGRRDRTGIQQAAWVSITVTTVFMMGVSIVFLLFPKSIIGLYIDITNPVNANIVAIALPLLMIAAIAQVLDGFQKAVYGSLQGLQDTQIPMLLNVLGYWGVGLSAGYVLGFQWQMGGVGLWIGQSVAIAVVAGLFIWRFLQLIKNQKLS
- a CDS encoding PucR family transcriptional regulator, with the translated sequence MNEPERIGRSIGWGGERALSHFLRIPLQHDTETGEVIVGKPANREMISPRLAQALVELVINQSTQRHLPSQHELKNELIDDLLHDRIEDETVIWNRAKRLGIDLSPPRAVILVDAARYILQPFTSLSVDSLEMEQRRAQAVISSIVSFFHLPNDTICAYLGEGEVAVLKASNSKNLGLWADCEDGTEGLSSSWANLAALKRAADALLLRLRNDTGATINVGIGRYHPGVRGLARSHEDARAALSLGKRLQGNNQVHCLGELGIAAFVGVADEETKIDLAKYLLSPLDHEPELLVTLNTFFAENCCPSTTAKQLSIHRNTLGYRLDKIASLTGLDPRKFDDAVQMRLCLLLRSLQGQQSQR
- a CDS encoding LysR family transcriptional regulator, which encodes MLNVLNQLPELIAFVESVEGNSFSAAARSLDTTPSAISKRVARLEDRLGVRLLQRTTRSLSLTAEGAAYYERVSCLLRELNDANDLVISRGKPRGKLTVSTSLDFGQWLLVQSIPEFLAQYPEIQIDLRLSDRVVDLVTEGIDVAIRLGNLEDSRLMFRPLGQTQFVLCAAPDYLKTHGIPTAPNDLIHHNCLQYMFQGRPEPWMFWVDQKWQTVPVKGSFYSDNGGALKNAAIAGLGITRLLGFQVKQEVEQGQLVLLFPNQISPGLAVHALFTHQRNLSPRVRVFLEFLNGYCKQFLGEMEKNLKTMA
- a CDS encoding TerB family tellurite resistance protein, encoding MDSNSPQKPDSPSTGEPSSDRPTFPSMPLRPPEIHLPDPEQLSGQIAEQVHFALTIMERMGAGMNGMVEDAFYRMGQSAIDTATEMTSELSKTIESLSHSATDLGQSTFDWANQASQTTLRESHKVLDQTLQNTGQAVDTVAKMPQLRQWFNFLKIDWLINLIDRVDVRKATDAVRKLQEQYPNESPAQIAHHIIVEKAVYAGGMGFASSLVPGEAAALLAVDLAATTALQTEMVYQIAAAYGLDLRDPARKGEVLAIFGLALGGSQAVRAGLKMLRFVPMAGAFVGASTNATMMYALGYAACRFYEAKLDTDKLPTETIDALQAESDRYLTNIAINQQTIIDKVLVHMINASYPDHDWNAILPKLSVLQLSSASLEAIAAEIRSPQPLDQLLQNLNRDYATLLLAQCYRIANVDGNQSPEEAQILNTIAERFNLNLDDVKRMVEGT
- a CDS encoding thioredoxin family protein; the encoded protein is MITAQSFGFKDLIASSNLPLLVVFFSPLCGPSHLMDTVLQEVAQRTVDRLQIVKIDSEAYPSLASQYQVHALPTLLLFQHGELVARLEDERTENLMPADRLMQLLKPHL
- the mgtE gene encoding magnesium transporter, with product MLTQERKLALSEFAAGDRLSNLNRLKAELTELQAVDISEYISELPADQRAIAFRLLRKDQATDVFEYLPADIQESLIESLHAADVRQLVNSMRPDDRAELFDELPARIVRLLLQQLNPEERQATAIILGYPEGTAGRIMTTEYVKLREGLTVGEALEKIRRTDEDKETIYYAYVTDDSRRLVSVVSLRQLLFTFPDVLIRDIASDRVIRAYTEMPQEEVARLMQRYDLLAVPVVDREDRLVGIVTIDDVIDVLQEEATEDIQKLAGAGGDEAALSHPLVTVQKRLPWLLINIALYVGAASAIAPFQDVIKLVPVLAVVMPILSNTSGNVAIQALSVTVRGLGIGEVTHADTIKILRKELLAGLGTAAALGFALVILSLIWAVPAERWVSLVAGGVMIVNVFVAASLGTLLPMGLKRVGLDPALISGPLLTTTLDAVGFFTFLSLISIALRFVGT
- a CDS encoding AraC family transcriptional regulator, producing the protein MQSVAQEAGISSDRLELVTEFRIRDPQLEQILMLLKAELYKGGGGIGRLYAESLANVLAAHLLREYSSTQPRVAQYEGGLGDRKLLQISEYIHAHLDQDIKLADLANVASVSQFYFSRLFKQSTGISPHQYLLQQRVERAKQLLKTSRLAIAEVALQCGFNSQSHLGKVLREATGMTPKEYRQQ